The Nitrospirota bacterium genome includes a window with the following:
- the rpsT gene encoding 30S ribosomal protein S20 has translation MAKHISVLKRQRQAEKRCERNKMIKSAIKTAIKKANKAVEDKDVNNAKIALSSAIKSLNKAVSKGIIHRNNASRNISRLTRKVNQLIASLSTP, from the coding sequence TTGGCAAAACATATATCAGTATTAAAAAGACAAAGACAGGCAGAGAAACGGTGTGAAAGAAATAAGATGATAAAATCTGCCATTAAGACAGCAATTAAAAAGGCAAATAAGGCGGTAGAGGATAAAGATGTCAATAATGCAAAAATAGCCCTTTCCTCTGCTATCAAATCTTTGAACAAAGCTGTCTCAAAAGGTATCATACACAGAAATAATGCGTCAAGAAATATCTCGAGACTGACCAGAAAAGTTAACCAGCTTATAGCTTCTTTGTCAACTCCATAA
- the murJ gene encoding murein biosynthesis integral membrane protein MurJ, translated as MMSREIVEEESRRITRAAGIVGIATFLSRILGFVRDMVLARFFGATQAADAFFVAFRIPNLLRELFAEGSMSAAFIPVFTEYLTVKSKKEALRVASVAFTLLLVALSIIVLLGIAVAPLIVMAIAPGFVPYPEKFSLTIELTRIMFPYLLFIGLSAVAMGVLNSMRAFTSPALSPAMFNIIVIASIIIASVSLDNPIIGVAVGVVIGGIFQFFFQLPSLRSRGINLQFVFDIRHPGIRRIGTLMLPSFFGLAIMQINIFVSTILASYLAEGSVTYLYYGMRLIHFPLGIFGVALATAILPALSEQVSRNEFAKMKETFSFGLRFVTSITVPAAVGLIVLREPIVNLLFQRGKFDYIATVGTAEAVLFYSLGLWAFAGVRMVVSAFYSMQDTKTPVKAAAIAMIANIVLSIVLMFPLRHGGLALATSMASAINLGILIVVLRGRLGSIDGKNILKSLLKITVSSFIMGIWGWQFLRGDIWMIEGHYTEKALLLSVVLITSIGVYLLLLKVLKSEELSFLWRLVTRKRSDL; from the coding sequence ATGATGTCAAGGGAAATCGTAGAGGAAGAGAGCAGAAGGATCACACGAGCGGCAGGCATTGTTGGTATCGCTACATTTCTAAGCAGGATACTCGGGTTTGTGCGAGATATGGTGCTGGCGAGATTCTTCGGGGCAACGCAGGCTGCAGATGCATTTTTTGTTGCCTTCAGGATTCCGAATCTCCTTAGAGAACTATTTGCAGAAGGTTCGATGTCTGCGGCATTCATACCTGTGTTTACAGAGTATCTCACGGTGAAATCAAAGAAAGAAGCCTTGAGAGTTGCAAGTGTTGCATTTACACTTCTTCTCGTCGCCCTCAGTATCATAGTTCTCCTCGGTATCGCTGTAGCACCCCTAATCGTAATGGCAATCGCACCTGGTTTTGTCCCGTATCCAGAAAAATTTTCCCTCACAATCGAACTTACAAGGATAATGTTTCCTTATCTACTTTTTATAGGGCTTTCCGCTGTTGCAATGGGTGTGCTTAATTCGATGAGGGCATTTACCTCTCCGGCACTTTCACCTGCGATGTTTAATATCATAGTTATTGCGTCTATTATTATTGCCTCGGTCTCGCTTGATAACCCGATTATCGGTGTAGCGGTTGGTGTTGTTATAGGTGGAATTTTTCAGTTTTTCTTCCAGTTACCATCTCTGAGATCAAGAGGTATCAACCTGCAGTTTGTCTTTGATATACGGCATCCCGGTATAAGGCGCATCGGAACCCTTATGCTTCCCTCCTTTTTCGGTCTTGCTATAATGCAGATCAATATCTTTGTCAGCACAATTTTGGCATCGTATCTTGCGGAAGGGAGTGTTACTTATCTATACTATGGGATGCGGTTGATTCATTTCCCACTCGGGATATTTGGTGTTGCACTGGCAACTGCTATTCTTCCTGCTTTATCTGAACAGGTCTCCAGGAATGAATTTGCTAAAATGAAAGAAACATTCTCGTTTGGTTTGAGGTTTGTAACATCCATAACAGTGCCTGCAGCGGTCGGATTAATAGTCCTTAGAGAACCCATAGTAAATCTTCTTTTCCAGAGAGGCAAATTCGATTATATCGCTACTGTTGGTACCGCAGAGGCGGTTCTTTTCTACTCGCTTGGTCTCTGGGCATTTGCAGGTGTAAGAATGGTGGTGTCCGCATTCTATTCCATGCAGGATACAAAGACACCCGTAAAGGCAGCAGCCATAGCAATGATAGCGAACATCGTCCTCAGTATCGTCCTCATGTTTCCTCTAAGGCATGGGGGATTGGCACTTGCAACATCCATGGCATCAGCCATAAACCTCGGTATACTCATAGTTGTGTTGAGAGGAAGGCTTGGTAGCATAGATGGTAAAAATATCTTAAAATCTCTCTTGAAGATAACCGTATCTTCTTTTATAATGGGAATATGGGGATGGCAATTCCTTAGAGGTGATATATGGATGATCGAAGGGCACTATACAGAAAAAGCCCTTCTTCTTTCCGTTGTATTGATAACAAGCATTGGCGTTTATCTCTTGTTATTAAAGGTTCTTAAAAGCGAAGAACTTTCCTTTCTATGGAGGTTGGTGACCCGTAAACGGTCTGATCTATGA
- a CDS encoding MBL fold metallo-hydrolase, whose protein sequence is MILLKFVVGPLEVNCYIIASESTREATVIDAGDEDSRVLSNLKDNGLTLKYIINTHGHFDHIGGNRTLKDATGALVLMHRGDVEMLQTASEQAEFFGIKFTEPPLPDMYVDDGDEIIFGDIKLKVIHTPGHSKGGICLLSDNMVFTGDTLFAGAVGRTDFPGGNFKELLSSVRERLMILPDDTIVLPGHGPESTIRDEKEYNPFVLGLEGEG, encoded by the coding sequence ATGATTCTTTTAAAGTTTGTGGTAGGTCCATTAGAGGTCAATTGTTACATCATCGCAAGTGAAAGCACACGAGAGGCAACTGTAATCGATGCTGGCGATGAAGACAGCAGGGTACTATCTAACCTCAAAGATAATGGTCTTACACTGAAATACATAATAAATACACATGGACATTTTGACCATATTGGTGGTAACAGGACACTCAAGGATGCCACAGGTGCATTGGTACTTATGCATAGGGGTGATGTAGAGATGTTACAGACAGCCTCGGAACAGGCAGAATTCTTCGGTATAAAGTTCACTGAACCACCCCTGCCAGATATGTATGTGGATGATGGTGATGAGATTATCTTTGGAGATATAAAGCTCAAGGTCATACATACACCTGGACACTCAAAGGGGGGGATATGTCTGCTATCTGATAACATGGTGTTTACAGGGGATACCTTATTTGCAGGTGCAGTTGGCAGAACAGATTTTCCCGGTGGAAATTTTAAAGAACTTTTATCATCTGTGAGAGAGAGATTAATGATTCTTCCTGATGATACGATTGTGCTTCCAGGACATGGGCCTGAAAGTACAATCAGGGATGAGAAGGAATATAATCCCTTTGTCTTAGGGCTTGAAGGGGAAGGATAA